A region of Rutidosis leptorrhynchoides isolate AG116_Rl617_1_P2 unplaced genomic scaffold, CSIRO_AGI_Rlap_v1 contig487, whole genome shotgun sequence DNA encodes the following proteins:
- the LOC139883987 gene encoding zinc finger protein ZAT12-like produces MKRARVDDTEIEAMAMANCLMLLSKVGNTDYSSLPATFDRMFECKTCNKKFSSFQALGGHRASHKKPKNMINGEVLQEPISPKKTKTTHECSICGLEFAIGQALGGHMRRHRAETTTSNSSTSSSELVTRSLLPIVPVLKKSNSSIKRVWGLDLNLALVDSDLDLNLQGKAHVVPQAVDCFH; encoded by the coding sequence atgaaGAGAGCTAGAGTCGACGATACCGAAATCGAAGCCATGGCGATGGCTAATTGCTTGATGCTACTATCTAAAGTCGGAAATACCGATTACTCGTCGTTGCCGGCGACGTTCGATCGTATGTTCGAGTGCAAAACGTGCAACAAGAAATTCTCGTCGTTTCAAGCATTAGGCGGTCATCGAGCGAGTCACAAGAAACCTAAGAATATGATTAACGGAGAGGTTTTACAGGAGCCGATTTCGCCGAAGAAGACCAAGACTACACACGAGTGTTCGATCTGTGGTCTCGAGTTTGCGATCGGTCAAGCACTTGGCGGTCACATGAGGAGGCACAGAGCTGAAACGACGACGTCTAATTCTTCGACGAGTAGCAGTGAGTTGGTGACTCGGTCTCTGTTACCGATCGTGCCGGTTTTGAAGAAATCGAATAGTAGTATTAAGAGAGTTTGGGGACTTGATTTGAATTTGGCGCTTGTTGATAGCGACTTGGACTTGAATTTACAAGGCAAGGCTCATGTTGTTCCACAAGCTGTCGATTGCTTCCATTAG